The Magnolia sinica isolate HGM2019 chromosome 10, MsV1, whole genome shotgun sequence genome includes a window with the following:
- the LOC131216862 gene encoding protein NUCLEAR FUSION DEFECTIVE 4-like, protein MPVLKSGSRPPWVGLAAAVWVQIAAGNAYTFPLYSHSLKSVLGFNQQQLTMLGVANDIGENIGLLPGTACNSFPPWAILSIGTIACFFGYGLLWLSVSQMVSLPYWVLWIALCIATNSSAWLGTGVLVTNMRNFPLSRGTVAGILKGYVGLSAAVLTEIYSGVLKNSSSKLLLFLALGIPALCLAMMYFVRPCTPVLEEDSADNVYFLFIQGASIFLGIYLLTTTILDDVLGLSTTISYIFFCIMVLLLLAPLAIPLKMTLYPLNRKKTGALSQSTSAEHLISGELDSDKSEPLLNPSSSTPNLGNFQEGDDASDVSMLLAEGEGAVKKKRRPKRGEDFEFFEAFIKADFWLLFLVYFLGVGSGVTVLNNLAQIGIAEGINDTTVLLSLFSFCNFVGRLGGGVVSEYFVRSKNIPRTIWMTYTQIIMIVVYLLFASFLNGTLYIATALLGICYGVQFSAMVPTASELFGLKHFGIIYNFMSIGNPLGALLFSGVLAGYIYDQEVERQNGGLTLGSSTSCIGPNCFRLTFLVLAGVCGLGSVLSIILTARIRPVYQMLYSGSSFRLPQSPRC, encoded by the exons TAAAATCAGGGAGTAGGCCACCATGGGTGGGCCTTGCAGCTGCTGTTTGGGTCCAAATAGCAGCTGGAAATGCCTACACCTTCCCTCTGTACTCTCACTCTCTGAAATCTGTTCTGGGCTTCAACCAGCAGCAGCTGACCATGCTCGGCGTCGCTAATGACATCGGCGAGAACATCGGCCTACTTCCGGGGACCGCATGCAACAGCTTCCCGCCATGGGCCATCTTGTCAATCGGAACAATCGCATGCTTCTTCGGGTATGGCCTTTTGTGGCTTTCTGTCAGCCAGATGGTGTCCTTGCCTTACTGGGTG TTATGGATTGCACTCTGCATCGCTACTAATAGCAGTGCATGGCTCGGAACGGGTGTGCTTGTGACTAACATGAGGAACTTCCCTCTAAGTAGGGGCACTGTTGCTGGCATTCTTAAGGGCTATGTTGGGCTCAGTGCTGCTGTGCTTACAGAAATTTATTCTGGAGTTCTTAAAAATTCCTCCTCTAAGCTTTTGCTATTTCTCGCCCTCGGGATTCCTGCCCTATGTCTGGCGATGATGTATTTTGTTAGGCCTTGCACCCCAGTTTTAGAAGAAGACTCGGCtgacaatgtttattttctattcatccaAGGTGCCAGCATTTTTCTCGGCATCTATCTTCTCACAACTACAATACTTGATGATGTTCTCGGTTTGAGTACTACTATTTCCTACATTTTCTTTTGTATAATGGTTCTCTTGCTCCTGGCCCCACTTGCAATACCATTAAAGATGACACTATACCCATTGAACCGCAAAAAGACAGGCGCACTTAGCCAGTCAACTTCTGCAGAACATCTGATTTCCGGCGAGCTCGATTCAGACAAATCAGAGCCGTTGCTAAATCCATCTTCGTCAACGCCAAATCTTGGAAATTTTCAGGAAGGTGATGATGCTTCGGATGTGAGCATGCTTCTAGCCGAAGGAGAGGGTGCAGTCAAGAAAAAGAGGAGACCCAAGAGGGGGGAGGATTTTGAATTCTTTGAAGCTTTCATCAAGGCTGATTTCTGGCTCCTGTTTCTGGTCTACTTTCTTGGGGTCGGATCTGGTGTTACTGTTCTCAATAACTTGGCCCAGATTGGAATCGCGGAAGGCATTAATGACACAACTGTGCTCTTGTCTCTCTTCAGCTTTTGCAATTTTGTCGGACGTCTTGGCGGGGGTGTGGTTTCTGAATACTTTGTCAG GTCGAAGAATATTCCTCGGACAATTTGGATGACGTACACACAAATAATAATGATTGTCGTATACCTTCTATTCGCTTCATTTCTTAATGGCACCCTTTACATTGCAACTGCATTGCTCGGCATTTGCTATGGTGTCCAATTCTCTGCCATGGTGCCAACCGCCTCTGAACTTTTCGGGTTGAAGCACTTTGGTATAATTTACAATTTCATGTCAATAGGCAATCCGCTTGGAGCACTGCTGTTCTCGGGTGTGCTAGCAGGCTACATTTATGATCAGGAAGTGGAGAGGCAGAATGGAGGTCTCACACTTGGTTCGAGTACTTCGTGCATTGGACCCAATTGCTTTAGGCTCACATTCCTTGTTCTAGCCGGGGTCTGTGGTTTGGGCTCTGTATTGAGCATAATTCTGACAGCGAGAATAAGACCAGTGTATCAAATGCTCTACTCCGGCAGTTCGTTTCGGTTGCCTCAAAGTCCGCGCTGTTGA